A single region of the Lysinibacillus sp. B2A1 genome encodes:
- a CDS encoding protoporphyrinogen oxidase has product METVVVLGGGITGLCTMHYLQRQVKEKNLDVKLVLVEKNTYLGGKLHSDYEQGFIMETGADSIVARHKGVMELVEELNFEQDLVYNETGISYIYTNNELHAIPADSTFGIPMSLHSLEESTLVSEEGKKVALKDLTMPNVGFTKDSSIGEFLTYYLGEELVQNQIAPVLAGVYSGDLHQLSIASTLPYLIDYKNEYGSIIKGFDANREQFVKAANKKFISFKNGLSSLIDRLEEMLTDVEILKGITTTSVNKQENHYRVTLANDTIIDADHVVLALPNEAVQSLLTDETLNRYFEQFNTASAITMYLGFDIPDNRLPADGTGFIVSHNSDVICNAATWTSRKWKHTSANEQLLVRIFYKSINPAYEKLLMMTDEELTVVALEDVRKSLGIEEKPNVVNVSRWIDQMPKYDLAHREALQGLLQELETNYPNLSIAGCSYFGVGIGACIQNGKKIGENIAEKLS; this is encoded by the coding sequence ATGGAAACAGTGGTTGTATTAGGCGGCGGTATTACGGGTTTATGTACGATGCATTATTTGCAGCGTCAAGTGAAGGAGAAAAATTTAGATGTAAAGCTTGTGCTTGTTGAAAAAAATACATATCTAGGGGGTAAGTTACACTCTGATTACGAACAGGGATTCATTATGGAAACAGGGGCAGATTCGATTGTAGCTCGTCATAAAGGTGTTATGGAGCTTGTTGAAGAGCTTAATTTTGAGCAGGATTTGGTATATAACGAAACTGGGATTTCCTATATATACACAAATAATGAGCTCCATGCCATTCCGGCAGATTCGACGTTCGGTATTCCAATGAGCTTACACTCTCTGGAAGAAAGTACACTTGTATCCGAAGAAGGTAAAAAAGTAGCGTTAAAGGATTTGACAATGCCAAATGTGGGCTTTACAAAGGACAGCTCTATTGGAGAATTTTTAACGTATTATTTAGGAGAGGAGCTTGTCCAAAACCAAATAGCGCCAGTACTTGCAGGAGTGTATTCAGGAGATTTACATCAACTATCGATTGCTTCCACTTTACCTTATTTAATTGATTATAAAAATGAGTATGGAAGTATCATTAAAGGTTTTGATGCAAATCGAGAACAATTTGTAAAAGCTGCTAATAAAAAGTTTATTTCGTTTAAAAATGGTTTATCGTCTTTAATTGATCGTCTTGAAGAAATGTTAACTGATGTAGAAATTTTAAAGGGAATTACCACTACTAGTGTCAACAAGCAGGAAAATCACTACCGAGTTACTTTGGCAAATGATACGATCATTGATGCAGATCATGTTGTTTTAGCATTACCTAATGAAGCTGTACAGAGCCTATTAACGGATGAAACATTGAACCGTTATTTTGAACAGTTCAATACTGCCTCAGCCATTACAATGTATTTAGGATTTGATATACCTGATAATAGATTACCAGCTGATGGAACAGGCTTTATTGTGTCACATAATTCGGATGTAATCTGTAATGCAGCGACATGGACAAGCCGCAAGTGGAAGCATACTTCAGCAAATGAGCAATTACTTGTTCGAATCTTCTATAAAAGCATTAACCCTGCGTATGAGAAATTACTTATGATGACAGATGAAGAATTAACAGTTGTTGCCCTGGAGGATGTAAGAAAAAGCTTGGGGATTGAAGAAAAACCAAATGTCGTAAATGTGAGTAGATGGATTGATCAAATGCCAAAGTATGATTTAGCGCATCGTGAGGCATTACAGGGTTTATTACAAGAGCTCGAAACAAATTATCCGAATTTATCCATTGCGGGCTGCTCTTATTTTGGTGTAGGTATAGGTGCTTGTATTCAAAACGGTAAAAAAATTGGGGAGAATATTGCTGAAAAACTCTCTTAA
- a CDS encoding sel1 repeat family protein — MYGQFLAERNKERIESLLLLTQTQGTWFAQNIKLLTFEEVPLTALHKMVYQVVHGLLKKNQQRHLQIVHPEQTQSIQENVLTLLAEYDDLLREAIPLPIYILIWQISSLEKLANCIEVVDDVIDVLEWYFINQDEQFEAFDEEDLDHEVIIDLYKEAIEEQDVEAQFQLGEYYSASDSSCFQPEKSLKWLELAASQDHADAQYALGNFYFEGIGVQENYCRAFSLYEAAANQGHPDAANNLADMYFNGEGVSENMILAKKWFDFAAKQGVAEAMFTLGIIYEQGLGVDIDEEHAYFYYKKSAEAGYVEAQYRLGGICFEGRLGQLRDVNRGLYWYERAAEQYHVDAFYDLGFIWSQGLTGIRNIEKGIHWFKQAALQGDSEAKLQLGHLYNNGEGIPRNMKEAIKWYGLAAEAGIEEATVLLNELKGM; from the coding sequence ATGTATGGACAATTTTTAGCTGAACGAAATAAAGAGCGAATTGAATCCTTATTGCTGCTCACGCAAACTCAAGGTACATGGTTTGCACAAAATATCAAATTGCTAACATTTGAAGAAGTGCCATTAACAGCATTGCATAAAATGGTGTATCAAGTTGTGCATGGGCTTCTAAAAAAAAATCAACAACGCCATTTACAAATTGTTCATCCAGAGCAGACACAATCAATACAGGAAAATGTCTTAACGCTTTTAGCTGAGTATGATGATTTACTGCGTGAAGCGATTCCACTCCCTATATATATTTTAATTTGGCAAATTTCCTCACTCGAGAAATTAGCCAATTGTATTGAGGTTGTAGACGATGTAATCGATGTATTGGAATGGTATTTTATCAATCAAGATGAGCAGTTTGAAGCATTTGATGAAGAAGATTTAGATCATGAGGTCATTATTGATTTATATAAAGAAGCAATAGAAGAACAAGATGTAGAAGCACAATTCCAGCTTGGGGAATACTATAGTGCTAGCGATAGTTCCTGTTTTCAGCCTGAAAAATCTTTAAAGTGGTTAGAATTAGCCGCATCGCAGGATCATGCTGATGCGCAATATGCACTTGGTAATTTTTATTTTGAAGGCATAGGTGTACAGGAAAATTATTGTAGAGCTTTTTCGTTGTATGAGGCAGCAGCAAACCAAGGTCATCCTGATGCAGCGAATAACTTGGCAGATATGTATTTTAACGGTGAAGGTGTATCAGAAAATATGATACTTGCGAAGAAATGGTTTGACTTCGCTGCCAAGCAAGGTGTTGCAGAAGCAATGTTTACTCTTGGAATTATTTACGAGCAAGGTTTAGGCGTCGATATTGATGAGGAGCACGCATACTTCTATTATAAAAAATCTGCCGAAGCAGGCTATGTTGAAGCTCAATATAGACTTGGAGGAATCTGTTTTGAAGGGCGATTAGGTCAACTGCGAGATGTAAATCGTGGATTATATTGGTATGAAAGAGCTGCAGAGCAATATCATGTTGATGCATTTTATGATTTAGGATTTATTTGGAGTCAAGGTTTAACCGGTATACGTAATATCGAGAAAGGAATTCATTGGTTTAAACAAGCTGCTCTTCAAGGAGATTCAGAGGCAAAATTACAGCTTGGGCATCTTTATAATAATGGAGAGGGTATACCTAGAAATATGAAAGAAGCAATTAAATGGTACGGACTGGCTGCAGAGGCAGGAATAGAAGAGGCGACTGTTTTGCTGAATGAATTAAAAGGAATGTAA
- a CDS encoding bifunctional homocysteine S-methyltransferase/methylenetetrahydrofolate reductase, translating to MGLLEKLKTHVLTADGAIGTVLYGYGLEYCHEEMNVQRPELIEKIHREYIAAGADIIQTNTYGANAIKLARYGLESRVQQFNEAAITIAKRAAADGGQFVLGTIGGIRGIRKSDATLEEILATVEEQATVLLAGNPDGLLLETYYDFEELTATLKMLRAKTKLPIIAQVSMHEPGVLQNGKSLNYALHELEALGADIVGVNCRLGPFHTIQAFEGVELPEKAFMSAYPNASLLDLEDGRVVYESETDYFGRAAVALRDQGVRLIGGCCGTTPKHIAAAKKYLEELSPVEEKLAKPEKVEIVREAEPSRFEPLHLKVKRQRSVIVELDTPRHLEIDGFIKGAKKLYEAGADVVMMADNSLASPRISNVAMGALLKETHGVRPLTHITCRDRNLIGLQSHLMGLNALGIHDILAVTGDPTKVGDFPGATSVYDVSSMELIQLIKQLNEGVSFSGKPLRQKANFSVAAAFNPNVRVLDRAVSRLEKKIEHGADYFISQPVYTKEKIIEIYEATKHLEAPIYIGIMPVTSYKSAEFLHHEVPGIKLSEEALARMKACGEDKERATLEGIAIAKELVEVAAQYFNGIYLITPFLRYDMTLELMKFIEQLDEQKKGVSING from the coding sequence ATGGGATTGCTTGAAAAGTTAAAAACGCATGTTCTGACAGCAGATGGTGCAATTGGTACGGTATTATACGGTTATGGCTTGGAGTACTGTCATGAGGAAATGAATGTTCAAAGACCAGAATTAATTGAAAAGATTCATAGAGAGTACATCGCGGCTGGAGCCGATATTATTCAAACAAATACTTATGGAGCGAATGCCATAAAATTAGCACGCTATGGATTAGAATCGCGTGTTCAACAGTTTAATGAAGCTGCTATTACGATTGCAAAGCGAGCTGCTGCAGATGGAGGCCAATTTGTTTTGGGAACTATTGGAGGAATTCGAGGCATCCGAAAAAGCGATGCAACGTTAGAAGAAATTTTAGCGACCGTGGAAGAGCAAGCAACTGTCTTACTTGCTGGGAATCCAGATGGACTTTTACTCGAAACCTATTATGATTTTGAAGAATTAACAGCAACATTAAAGATGCTTCGAGCAAAAACCAAGTTGCCAATAATTGCACAAGTTTCAATGCATGAACCGGGAGTATTGCAAAATGGAAAGAGTTTAAATTACGCTCTACATGAGCTTGAGGCACTTGGCGCTGATATCGTAGGTGTTAACTGTCGTTTAGGTCCATTCCATACGATTCAAGCATTTGAAGGTGTAGAACTTCCTGAAAAGGCATTTATGTCAGCATATCCAAATGCATCTCTTCTAGACTTAGAAGATGGTCGGGTTGTTTATGAGTCTGAGACAGACTATTTTGGTCGAGCAGCCGTAGCACTTCGAGATCAAGGTGTACGTTTAATAGGAGGGTGCTGTGGTACGACGCCAAAGCATATTGCTGCAGCGAAAAAATACTTAGAGGAATTATCTCCGGTAGAAGAAAAATTAGCGAAGCCTGAAAAAGTAGAGATTGTACGTGAGGCAGAACCATCAAGATTTGAGCCTCTGCATTTAAAAGTAAAACGTCAACGCTCGGTTATTGTTGAGTTGGATACACCGAGACATTTAGAAATCGATGGCTTTATTAAAGGTGCTAAAAAATTATATGAAGCAGGCGCAGATGTGGTTATGATGGCAGATAATTCGCTCGCGTCTCCAAGAATAAGTAATGTGGCAATGGGCGCATTGTTGAAAGAAACACATGGGGTACGTCCGTTAACACATATTACATGCCGAGATCGTAATTTAATTGGCCTGCAATCCCATTTAATGGGCTTAAATGCACTAGGGATTCATGATATATTAGCGGTGACTGGAGATCCAACAAAGGTTGGCGATTTCCCAGGGGCAACAAGTGTTTATGACGTATCATCAATGGAGCTGATCCAATTAATCAAACAGTTAAATGAAGGTGTATCATTTTCAGGGAAGCCGCTGCGTCAAAAGGCGAATTTCTCTGTAGCCGCTGCGTTCAATCCGAATGTACGTGTATTAGACCGAGCTGTATCTCGATTAGAAAAGAAAATTGAGCATGGAGCAGATTATTTTATTTCACAACCTGTCTATACAAAGGAAAAAATTATAGAAATTTATGAGGCAACAAAGCATTTAGAAGCACCAATCTATATAGGGATTATGCCAGTAACGAGCTATAAAAGTGCGGAGTTCTTACATCATGAAGTACCAGGCATTAAATTATCTGAAGAAGCCTTAGCACGTATGAAGGCTTGTGGCGAGGATAAGGAGCGCGCAACGCTTGAGGGAATTGCAATTGCTAAGGAATTAGTAGAGGTAGCTGCACAATATTTCAATGGTATTTATCTTATTACACCATTCCTACGCTATGATATGACACTAGAACTAATGAAATTTATTGAGCAATTGGATGAACAAAAAAAAGGGGTAAGTATAAATGGCTAA
- a CDS encoding chemotaxis protein yields MIFQKQRKTAMIDLQQYVVKMDVSNCESMIKQIEMLNLTKQDLQYLKAFQPFVVDNINNIVDRFYRMIGTEHGLVSIINNHSSVEKLKITLGRHIIEMFNGIIDDEFYQRRTNIAKVHVHIGLRTQWYICAFQDLSLSFVGLVEECIHHPKDQFNTIRAISKISNFEQQLVLEAFENTVEQHKENMERKKEAVEKEIVASTESLASISHETNISFHRISKQSDEIKQFAKNSLLVSAMAEKQALEGRERIKSQSQNMCNIIELLKDITENIEQLTGMSKEMESIMSVVTTIANQTNLLALNAAIEAARAGEAGKGFNIVADEVRKLSIQTKDSVTSVAMLLQKTNERTDKLTHSLNNIQEEVISGKENMVQTEGQFTKILESMTEAKEQNDSMEKEVLTIAEILNELGVAFEEVTNSAEKLANVAQHLN; encoded by the coding sequence GTGATTTTTCAAAAACAGAGAAAGACAGCAATGATAGACCTTCAGCAATATGTTGTAAAAATGGATGTTTCTAATTGCGAGTCAATGATCAAGCAAATAGAGATGCTAAATTTAACAAAGCAGGATTTACAATATTTAAAAGCCTTTCAGCCATTTGTGGTAGACAATATTAATAACATAGTAGATAGATTTTATAGAATGATAGGAACGGAGCATGGTTTAGTAAGTATTATTAATAATCACAGTTCTGTAGAAAAATTAAAAATCACGCTGGGGCGCCATATAATTGAAATGTTTAATGGCATAATTGATGATGAATTTTATCAGAGACGTACTAATATTGCCAAAGTACATGTTCATATTGGTTTAAGAACACAATGGTATATTTGCGCTTTCCAAGATTTGTCATTATCATTCGTTGGCTTAGTGGAAGAGTGCATTCATCATCCCAAAGATCAATTTAATACAATACGGGCCATCTCTAAAATTTCAAACTTTGAGCAGCAATTAGTATTAGAAGCCTTTGAAAATACTGTTGAGCAGCACAAAGAGAATATGGAACGGAAAAAGGAAGCAGTGGAGAAGGAAATCGTAGCGTCTACAGAAAGTCTTGCTTCAATATCCCATGAAACAAATATCTCATTTCATCGAATAAGCAAGCAATCCGATGAAATTAAACAGTTTGCCAAAAACTCACTTTTAGTGTCGGCGATGGCTGAGAAGCAGGCATTAGAGGGGCGAGAACGAATAAAGAGTCAATCACAAAATATGTGTAATATTATTGAGTTGCTGAAGGATATAACTGAGAATATTGAACAGTTGACTGGTATGTCAAAAGAAATGGAATCAATTATGAGTGTAGTTACCACTATTGCCAACCAGACCAATTTGTTAGCTTTAAACGCAGCTATAGAAGCAGCCCGTGCTGGAGAAGCGGGTAAAGGCTTTAATATAGTTGCAGATGAGGTTCGAAAACTATCAATTCAAACAAAAGATTCTGTAACATCAGTAGCCATGTTGTTACAAAAAACAAATGAACGGACAGATAAGTTAACACACTCTCTTAATAATATTCAAGAAGAGGTCATATCTGGCAAGGAAAATATGGTTCAAACAGAAGGGCAATTTACGAAGATATTAGAATCAATGACAGAAGCAAAAGAACAGAATGATAGTATGGAAAAAGAAGTATTAACAATAGCAGAGATTCTTAATGAGCTGGGAGTTGCCTTTGAAGAAGTAACAAATTCAGCCGAGAAATTAGCAAATGTTGCCCAACACTTAAATTAA
- the metH gene encoding methionine synthase — translation MAKHLIEEQLEKRILILDGAMGTMLQNENLSAEDFGGEEYDGCNENLVLTRPDVLEKVHRKYLEAGADIICTNTFGGTPLVLNEYDLGAKAEEINKRAVEIARKAVDDFSTSDWPRFVAGAMGPTTKTLSVTGGITFDELEENFYVQAKALIEAGADVLLLETSQDMLNVKAGTLGVSRAFEVTGKELPVMISGTIEPMGTTLAGQSIDAFYISIEHIKPLSVGLNCATGPEFMTDHIRSLAELSTGYISCYPNAGLPDEEGCYHESPESLSQKLKGFAEKGWLNIVGGCCGTTPAHIAAIREVLKEETPRQLPETTHGHVVSGIEPLVYDDSMRPLFIGERTNVIGSRKFKNLIIDGKFEEAAEIARAQVKNGAHVIDICLANPDRDELADIRGFMQEVVKKVKVPLVIDSTDEKVIEEALKFSQGKAIINSINLEDGEERFDAVLPLVKKYGASLVVGTIDEQGMAVDRQRKLEIAERSYNLLTEKWGLAPEDIIFDPLMFPVGTGDEQYIGSALETIEGIRLIKEKMPRTLTVLGVSNISFGLPPVGREVLNAVYLYHCTQAGLDYAIVNTEKLERYASIPEEEIKLANDLLFNTNDETLAVFTDFYRDKKKEKTEADIPKTVEGRLAYYILEGTKEGLIEDLEAAREIFEAPLDIINGPLMAGMAEVGRLFNNNQLIVAEVLQSAGVMKAAVAHLEQFMEKNEESAGKGKMVLATVKGDVHDIGKNLVDIILSNNGYKVVDLGIKVTPAQLIEAVRKEKPDFIGLSGLLVKSAQQMVITAQDFKEAGIDVPILVGGAALSRRFTETKIADEYDGPVIYSKDAMQGLEQANLLMGSETRADFLAEIEESRKKRLEADEKRAARPAKEISIKPARTVKEASVFLPADLRRHVKKEYAVSHLYPYVNMRTLLGHHLGLKGQVQQLLDAGDARATELKDLVDDYLKRDLLKPSGMYQFFPAQADGDDVIVYDPADNKTEIERFTFPRQQVEPFLCLADFLKTVESGEMDYIALMVVTAGQGVMAKARELKEDGKFLESHALQSTALELAEGFAERMHQEIRDQWGFPDATDFTMRDRFAAKYQGQRFSFGYPACPNLEDQEKLFGLLKPEDIGVHLTEGFMMEPEASVSAIVFAHPDARYFNV, via the coding sequence ATGGCTAAGCATTTGATTGAAGAGCAACTAGAGAAACGAATTTTAATTCTTGATGGCGCAATGGGGACAATGCTACAGAATGAAAACTTATCAGCTGAGGATTTCGGTGGCGAGGAATATGATGGCTGTAATGAAAATCTTGTACTAACTAGACCGGATGTGCTTGAAAAGGTTCATAGAAAATATTTAGAGGCTGGGGCAGATATTATTTGTACAAATACATTTGGAGGCACTCCTCTTGTATTAAATGAATATGATCTGGGGGCGAAGGCAGAGGAAATCAATAAGCGTGCTGTAGAAATAGCACGTAAGGCAGTGGATGATTTTTCTACCTCTGATTGGCCGCGTTTTGTAGCAGGAGCGATGGGGCCTACTACAAAAACCTTATCAGTGACAGGTGGAATTACCTTTGATGAGCTAGAAGAAAACTTCTATGTACAGGCAAAGGCATTAATTGAAGCTGGAGCAGATGTATTGTTGCTAGAAACCAGCCAGGATATGCTCAATGTTAAGGCAGGTACTTTAGGAGTATCTCGCGCATTTGAAGTGACTGGCAAAGAGCTGCCTGTGATGATATCAGGAACAATTGAACCGATGGGAACGACACTTGCAGGACAATCCATTGATGCATTCTATATTTCTATCGAGCATATTAAACCACTATCTGTAGGTTTGAACTGTGCGACAGGTCCAGAATTTATGACGGATCATATTCGTTCATTAGCAGAGCTTTCAACGGGGTATATAAGCTGTTACCCAAATGCAGGCTTACCGGACGAGGAGGGCTGCTACCATGAATCACCAGAGTCACTGTCACAAAAGCTAAAAGGCTTTGCTGAAAAGGGATGGTTGAACATTGTAGGAGGCTGCTGTGGAACAACACCAGCACATATTGCTGCCATTCGTGAGGTATTAAAAGAGGAAACACCACGCCAATTACCAGAGACAACACATGGTCATGTAGTGTCAGGTATCGAGCCATTAGTGTATGACGATTCTATGCGTCCATTATTTATTGGAGAACGTACAAATGTAATTGGTTCTCGTAAGTTTAAAAATCTAATTATTGATGGGAAATTTGAGGAAGCTGCAGAAATTGCTCGTGCACAAGTCAAGAATGGTGCCCATGTTATTGATATTTGTTTAGCGAATCCTGATCGCGATGAACTAGCCGATATTCGAGGCTTTATGCAGGAGGTTGTGAAAAAAGTAAAGGTACCTCTTGTTATTGACTCAACTGATGAAAAGGTTATCGAAGAAGCACTTAAATTTTCGCAAGGGAAAGCTATTATCAACTCTATCAATTTAGAGGATGGGGAAGAGCGCTTTGATGCTGTGTTACCTCTTGTGAAAAAATATGGTGCCTCCTTGGTTGTTGGAACGATAGATGAGCAAGGCATGGCGGTTGATCGACAGCGCAAGCTAGAAATTGCTGAACGTTCCTATAACTTGTTAACAGAAAAATGGGGACTTGCACCAGAAGATATAATCTTTGACCCATTAATGTTCCCAGTAGGTACAGGAGATGAGCAATATATTGGCTCTGCTCTAGAAACAATCGAGGGAATTCGACTCATCAAAGAAAAAATGCCACGTACATTAACGGTTCTTGGTGTCAGCAATATCTCATTTGGATTACCGCCTGTTGGTCGTGAGGTATTAAATGCAGTTTATCTCTATCATTGTACACAGGCAGGCTTAGATTATGCCATTGTGAATACTGAAAAACTAGAGCGCTACGCTTCCATTCCAGAAGAGGAAATTAAGCTTGCAAATGATTTATTGTTTAATACGAATGATGAGACACTAGCCGTATTCACTGATTTTTATCGTGATAAAAAGAAAGAAAAAACAGAGGCTGATATTCCTAAAACAGTCGAAGGTCGCTTAGCTTACTATATTTTAGAGGGGACAAAAGAAGGTCTGATTGAGGATCTGGAGGCTGCTCGTGAAATATTTGAAGCACCTCTTGATATTATTAACGGACCATTGATGGCTGGAATGGCTGAGGTCGGTCGATTATTTAATAATAATCAGCTTATCGTTGCGGAAGTATTACAATCTGCTGGTGTTATGAAGGCTGCTGTTGCTCACTTGGAGCAATTTATGGAGAAAAATGAAGAGAGTGCTGGCAAAGGGAAAATGGTGCTCGCAACTGTCAAAGGCGATGTACATGATATTGGAAAAAACCTAGTTGATATTATTTTAAGCAATAACGGCTATAAGGTGGTTGACCTTGGCATAAAAGTCACACCTGCTCAATTAATTGAAGCAGTTCGAAAAGAGAAACCGGACTTTATCGGGCTTTCAGGCTTACTTGTAAAATCAGCACAGCAAATGGTAATTACTGCTCAGGATTTTAAAGAAGCGGGTATTGATGTACCAATTCTAGTAGGTGGAGCAGCATTATCCCGACGTTTTACAGAAACTAAGATTGCGGATGAGTATGATGGACCTGTCATCTATTCAAAGGATGCGATGCAAGGATTAGAGCAGGCAAATCTTTTAATGGGTTCAGAAACACGTGCTGATTTCCTAGCTGAAATTGAGGAGTCCCGTAAAAAACGTTTAGAAGCAGATGAGAAACGAGCAGCTCGCCCTGCAAAAGAAATATCCATAAAACCTGCTCGTACAGTAAAGGAAGCATCTGTATTTTTACCAGCCGATTTAAGACGACATGTGAAGAAGGAATATGCTGTATCGCATTTATATCCTTATGTAAATATGCGTACTTTACTTGGTCACCACTTGGGCTTGAAGGGGCAAGTGCAACAATTGCTTGATGCGGGAGATGCAAGAGCAACAGAATTAAAGGATTTAGTGGACGATTATTTAAAAAGGGACTTGTTAAAACCGTCTGGAATGTATCAATTTTTCCCTGCACAGGCAGATGGAGATGATGTAATTGTCTATGATCCAGCTGACAATAAAACAGAAATTGAGCGTTTTACCTTCCCGCGTCAGCAAGTAGAACCATTTTTATGCCTTGCTGATTTCCTAAAAACGGTTGAGAGTGGAGAGATGGACTATATTGCCCTAATGGTTGTTACAGCAGGACAGGGGGTAATGGCAAAGGCGCGTGAACTAAAGGAGGATGGGAAATTCCTTGAAAGCCATGCATTACAATCTACAGCACTAGAATTAGCAGAGGGCTTTGCAGAAAGAATGCATCAGGAAATTCGTGACCAATGGGGCTTCCCAGATGCCACAGACTTTACAATGCGTGACCGTTTTGCTGCCAAATATCAAGGACAACGCTTCTCATTCGGCTATCCTGCATGTCCAAATTTAGAAGATCAGGAGAAGTTGTTTGGCTTATTAAAACCGGAGGATATAGGTGTTCATTTAACTGAAGGCTTTATGATGGAACCGGAGGCTTCTGTTTCTGCGATTGTCTTTGCGCATCCAGATGCTCGTTATTTTAATGTGTAA